From the Glycine max cultivar Williams 82 chromosome 11, Glycine_max_v4.0, whole genome shotgun sequence genome, the window ACTTAATGATGTCAAGGATGCTTTATCCGAAGCTAATTCCTGGTTAAGGAATTCAAAGCCATATTTAGTCTCTTCTACGTGTGCTTCAAATTCTGTGCGGAAAGTAGAGGACTTGCAGGTTCATGttttgttctgtttgatttgtgGTTTTATCTTTGCTGAAAACATGATCATTATAAAATATGACAATTTGATTATATACTTTTAGATGTTGGTTTCTCAATCGAAGCATATTAAAGTATCTTTGGAAGAAAGAGGGATGCTTGAATTAGTTTTGAAGAATTGCAGAATATGGGGGTATGAAGCATGTTCTGTACTAGATGATGCTCAATGCTTATTGGATAATTCTTTGCATGAAATAAACAGTGGTTTAACTTGTAAAGTGGAAGATTTGATTGCAAGAATCCAATCTGCCATAGCATCTGGTGTATCACTTGGTTTTGACTTCAATGAGATTTCAAAACTCCAAGCATCGTATTCTACACTGCAATGGTGCAAAAGAGCCTTGTCTTTCTGCAATTGCTCTCCTTCTTTAGAGGTTACTATTTCTCTCTAGTTGCAATTTCTTTTCGACTCTTGCCTTTTCGCAAATGTCTTTTCTTGACTTCATTTTGCATAACCGTATGCTTTCTTACTCCACCCTCCCTTTCAGTGTTTGACACTTTGACTGCTGTCTTGATCATGTACACGCTTCTAAATATACCCCTCCACAACACACAATTTTCAGTGTCCACCTAATTTGGTTTATTTTGATCTCTTGACCCTGGTTATATTATGTCGTTCATCTGGATGCCTTATAGTATACCTGGTTTTAAGCTCATATCATATCAGATTACTTTCTTGTTTCCTTTCAATTACAAATGAAAAATTGTACTGTGTTGCTACGATCTTAATTATTCATTACATGGGTCATTGACTTTTTCACCTTAAAAATTTTTCTTTgacaattactttttaaaaattgcacTTGATTTGAGATATAAGATCAGTTGTTTGACAACTATTTGGGAGTAAAGCACATGGCTTTTGTAATGGGGTTTCGCCAAAGACTCATCATATTGTAtttcttttgttataaaaaaaaacaaaataaaggttcTCCATAGTACTTATTGATGAGGGATGCTTGCTAATCATGTAGGACGTTTTGGAGGTTGCAGAAGGTCTTTCTCATTCCTCTGTATCTGGTGCTCTGTTGAAAGTATTGATTGATGGGTTTGAATGGCTTAGGAAAGCATTAGAGGGGATTTCTGGACCTCGCAGTTCTAGAAGATGTAAGTTGACTGACATACAAGATATTCTTACCGATTATCAGGTACTAGTTTATAATTTTCTGCTTTgtgtatttttgttattttagccATTGATTACCcttattgttttgtttgatttattaaCTATATAAAGCAGAATGAGAGGTCAACTTATATTTTCTCTAGTTCAGAAGTCAACTTATAATTACACTAGGACATTTAAGGAActttggagagagaaaaagTTGGGGAGAAAACTTTCTAGCATTTTCTTAATCATAATAgttaagaaaaattgttttggCACATACAGCTTACATTCACAACTTTTTTCTGCAGACTATTAATATGACCTTTACAGCAGTAAAATGTCAACTTGAAGATGCCATTGGAAAACATAAGTAAGTCTCGTTTGTTGATTGTAGAATTACGATAATATCTTAGgttagttttgttagaaagTTCCACATCGCCTGCCTCAGTTCTTGGGGTGcagcttatatatctgttgggcaacttcacttagggccaattggttttaagttgaaATCTAACATAGTATTAGAGCCTATAGCCCATCTTAGTTCTTGCCTATTCTAGTAGACTCTCTTGTATTGGCaggcatctctggaggggggaTGTTAGAAAGTTCCACATCGCCTACCTCAGTTTTTGGGATGCAGCTTATATATTTGTTGGGCAACTTCACTTAGggccaattggttttaagttgaaATCTAACAAGTTTGATTTGTTTCTAGTCTTCTGAATGATAGTTTACCCATTaacatttcaattaaatttctagaTATTTAGGTTTTgcacttttgaattttttttataagcttttATTGAAGCCATTGccattttcaatttgattcTATGCCTTCCAATATTGCCTTCTGAACTACGTCTGTCTCCCTGTATGCATCATCTTGGTAAAGAGCATATTGCTTAATCATGTAAAGAACTGTTGACTGAGTGAATGAAGACTGTTGCCTttccaattatttttgttaaatatttgatatgcgtacttaattgtattttatttctgCTTTAGGTTGTGGCAAGGGCAAGTGCATCAATTTTTTGGTCTAAGCTCTAGAGAACGTTCTTGGTCTTCAATATTGCAGCTCAAGGTAAATTTTCTGGGTGTATAGTAGGTGGTCTTTATGTGCGTGATTACTGATTATTGATCAACTGATTGACTTAGGCTGCATTACACAGCTATGGTTCTCTTTTATTGTGGCTATGTTGCTGTGTAATTTGTAAAAAGTACCGGTCACTGTGGTCGGGATTTTCCTTGTATTTTATATGAATTGTTAGTGGGGTGGTTTACTCTCTTCATTTTCTCTAATCGACTAATTGTAGATTTACTTTAAGTCTTAACCTTTGTTTTGATTTCCTTTATAATTTGTCCCTTATATTTTATAGCACCTTTCTGTTTAAGCATTTTCtttcaattgtttttaattgtGTGTATATTCTTAGTATCCAGGAGTATCAAGCTTAATCATTCTTCAGTTGtgattattttgattgaaaaaatgAAAGCTTTCACAATTGTTGTGAAGCCTTTACcagtttgtttattttattaggaCTTGACATATCACTGGTCACTTGCATAACACTCGTGATTTGCTTACATTCAGGAACATGGAGATACCATTGCCTTTAGTTGCTCCGAACTGGATTTGATTTTATCTGAAGTTGAGAAGGTGGAAAATTGGAAGAATAGATGCATGGATAAATTTAGAATGTTGGTCCAAAATGGAAATTCGCTACTTCATGCACTGGAGAAGGTTTTgattttagaatattttcatttgcatgccCATTTGTGTATCACATATACTTAGTACCTTGCTTGATATTTTCAGATAAACCAGACTCTAGATAGATCATTGTTTATATATGACAAATTGCAAGATCTGAAGGAACAAAACCTATGTATATGCTGCTATGATGATTCTGAAGATCAGGAATTTCTTACTTGTTCCACTTGTATGGACTGGTAAAGTACTTGTTACCTTGTTTCTAAAAATAGCAGTTCCATAGCTCTGAAAAATAAATCTGGCAATAGCTTATAATCTTCATGTAAATGGGTTCTCTCATTATTCCGGTCACGTCgtaaatgttaaaatatatttaaaatttaaatatcttatcatatcttaGATTATCCTCTAGGATTTGTTTCCCTAATTAGCTACGATTATGATTAGTATAAATAAGGATTACTGGTATAGGTTTTATGTGCATATCAACACATCAGCACATTGTACTACATCAAAGTTAATATCAATTAGTGTTTCATTCTCATTCATCTCTCTTCCTCCCTCTATACCTAAAACCTCAGAATTTCAACATGGTATCAGAAAGTTACCATCATCAGTGACCAATGGGTTACAATTCCACTGCCATGTTCCTGAAATATGGAACTGTTTTTGTGTCCAATGACTTTCTTCTTTAATTCCAAGTAGTCGTCTAACCTGCCCTGTTGTCATTCCGTCAAgatcttcctttcttttcatcacTGCTTCCATTAAGATCTACTCTCTACAATTTTAGTTTTCTGGTTAAGGAAATAATTGTCATTCGGtctggaaaaaaattcattttttttttacttctgttTCATTGTTAAGAATAgacattgatttatttgtttgatgcaTCAATATCTTTCATATGGACAGCTATCATGTGAGGTGCGTTGGACTAACAGAAAAAGACGCAGGCATTGAAAACTACAAGTGCCCTTATTGTGAAATTTTGAGGGGTGAATTCCATTATCAGAATGGAGGTGCCCTCCTGGTAGGATATTATGTCATTTTAGTAGTAGTTGActagtgtgtgtttgtgtgtctcTCTCTTTTTCAGAAACTCACTTGTCCACATTATTTTGCTTTATGCAGAGGTTTGTGAAGAAGCGTGTTGAATTGAAAGTTCTTACTGAACTCATGTCTCATGCTGAGCATTTCTGTTTATGGTAATGTGGTTCACATTAAATCTTTATGTACAGCATGTATTAATGACCTTTAAGTTTTCTTCAATAAGGTTTATTGTTACTCAATAGAGACTAAAGCCCCTCTTTGGAATTGCTGGATTTTCAAATGCTGATATGCTGTGTATAATTacaaaatagatattttaagttaaatggatacaattttaaaatagaaagaagaTAATTGgcaaaatttaaaagaactcggggattttttttagtctcaATTTGTTTGTAGAGCATCTCCTAGCTTGCTTGTCAAATCATTTGTGGCACTCGAAGAAGCTCCTTTGAAAACATTTCATCAAACAAATTTTGCAGCTCTTCTCAAAAAGCACATGCATCAAAAGCCACATTTCCAAACTACGTGTAGATGCATTATATTTTGGGAAAACTGTCTTCTACACTCTGCATTGATAGTTGAACACCCTTTCTACTCAATTCCCTAGTCCATTTTTGCTCATGATTTGCTTTGGAtggtttcaactttttttttttttttggattttttcgtATGATCCATTAATTTAAATGTAACATGTTAAGGCTAGCAGAAACATTACTTTCAGTTCCATTTTAAGTCAGAAGCAGAAATGCCTTCACTGTAAGTGATATTACAAATTTAGGTACATAAAACATTAATGGTACTATTACTGTctttatatatacaattttaaCTTTACAAGTACTACTATTTGTAACTAGATTCATTTCATACTACTCATCTTTTAAAGTGTTTTCTGGGAAGAAGGTATTATGAATATTTGAGTGTatgattagatttttttagtGAGGGGTCTATTGGTGTGAGGTAGATCATATCTTTATAGAAGGGAGGGAAGAAAAGGGTGGGTTCTGTAGATGCTGGAAAACATTGAGGACCGGACCCTAGCAGAAATTTATTGGCTAAGTTGCACGTGGCATGAGCAGAGTTCAGACATGTGTGGGATACCTGAGGAgaattttaataatgttttatatatatatatatatatatatataatatgctgTTTATAAGTTCATTATAGAAATTACAAAGTTCATTTTGGATTAATATTAGAATGAGCTCTGCAGACTGCCACTCACGAAATTACATATATTTCTGCAGTTTCTTTCATGCTTCTCTCTTGTTTTCTATATTGTTAAGGGGGTGAGTGTTCTATAAGAGTCTTGGACTTCATCTTTGTTGGAGAAAATGTAAATATTGTCTAGGTTTATTGTATAGGCCAACAAAATCATGTAGTAATTAGGATGTGggcgtattttttttttttgtctacatAATTCAGGTGTGCTATGCAGTTTGGACACATGGATTCCATCTTGTGCCTCTTGTTTTCTCTACCTTTTAACAATCTTCACtttagatttatgattttggtaAAAGTTGTAATTCATCTAGCATTTTCTTGTTGTGCAGGATTGATGAAAAAGATTTTTTGTGCCAACTTGTTGAGAAAGCCCTTTCATGCAAATCTTGCTTGAGAGAAATTGTGATCCTTGCATCAGCTAATGTTGATGAAGATATTAGCATTGTCTCCGAAAAATTGGCCACTGCTGTAAAGGCatgtatttatttaactttatcTCTCTTTCTTGTATTATTTCATTTAACTGGAACGCGATTGTTACAGTTGAGTTAATTTTGCTTATTGGTATAGGCTAGCAAAGTGGCTATTGTCTATGATCAGCATGATACTTGTGACCTTGAGCTGACTTTAGCAAAAAACTTTTGGAAAATTCAAGTCAGTAGATTGTTAAATGGTGTACCAAAGCCCACTATCCAACAAATTCAGAAGCATCTGAAGGAGGTATGTGCCGTTGGCTAGGTTTATGTTTTTGTGCGTGTATTGCAAAAACAAGTAAGCCTGTCCCCTTATTTATGTCTATTACTAATTCACTTttctactttttaaaaattattgctgataagAACAACTTTGAACCTACTGAAATGTTGAAGTGCATGACAGGGACAGGCTATGGACATATCACCTGAAGATCACTATATGTTGAAACTTACGAATGTGAATTGCTTGGGTTTGCAGTGGGCAGAACTAGCCAAAAAGGttctgatatttttcttttttgggtgaTTCCTCCTCCTCCATGTCCTTTTTTTGCTCATGAtggtttttatatttaaatatcatGGACAGGTGGCAACTGATTCAGGGGCACTCAGCCTGGATAAAGTTTTTGAACTTGTAGTGGAAGGTGAAAACTTGCCTGTTGATATGAACGAGGAACTAAGGGTTAGAGATTATtcatttttgtattattaaaatcaagagaattttaatttgtatcatGATTTTGGTATGATTATAATGAagtattgaattttgttcacaACAGACATTAAGGGCACGATGCATGCTTTATTGCATTTGTCGAAAGCCCTTTGATCCAGAAAGGATGATTGCATGTTATCATTGTAATGAGTGGTATCACTTTGATTGCATGAAATTGCCTTGCACAGAAGAGGTCTACATTTGTCCTGCATGTAACCCGTGTACAGAAGGATTGCCTTCAAACCATGACAGGTCAGTCTATTGTTTGCATtgctaatttgttttattttttttggtatttttttagtGATTATCTGTTATGCTTTGCAGATTAACTAGTGGTAAATTTGAGGAGCCTAAAACCCCATCTCCGAGGCATTCAAATCCTAGAAAGAAACAGAAGAGAGATGTGCCCAGTCTCACTTGCAACATATTCGCTAGCAGGAATCAAGATAAGCTTAGGTATTCGAGTGGGATAGAATGTCTAAGGTGGCAAAATCGAAAGCCTTTCAGACGAGCAGCTAAGAAACGTGTTGAACTTCGAAGTCTTTCTCCATTTCTATGCATACAACGATAGCTAAACATAGGAGAAATCATTGGTCATTAAATTGATTCAAATGATTTTTATGGTGTCATCTCGGTCATTTTTAATCCATCTTAATGCGAaaattccatttttaatttcttgttcgCATTTCACCATTTGAAGGCTTGAGTTATTAGGATAAAGATGGCGTAAATTAACGTAGGAAGCATTAGTTTTATACAGCTGACAAAAGTaggtaggattttttttttaatagaattcagttagtttttaactttttatggtGGAAATTAGATAAAACAGTGGTAACAATCATTCATCCATTGTTGGATTAAATCTTCAGTGTCTGTAAATAAGATGATGtttacatttattttctaaCAAATAAATTGTCTCCCTTTAGTTGTTGTTTATACAAATGTGTCATTATAGTCTTTATTTCTATAAATGAATcataataaaaagatattttttaaatgaagaatatcacagttaacattttttgtgatttttttatcatcataaaaaagacaaattatttttgagatattaaaataaatagtcatATTTGCTTGATtagaaacatatataattttatcaaggCTATAGTTCAATTGGttaaatatgatataaattataatttttcttgtatttatatttaatttttatggataaaaaaatacatataatttttttaataatgttacttatgaaagttttttgtttttttgtattttttttattttgttacattaatcatgtttttctatatttttttctttaactcttttaatttgtaaaggtttaaatattttttagaaccAACATTTTGGTTATTGAAGATGTAACGTGTTGTCACATTAGTTACTTCCTAAAagtgaaaattttcaattaagtctTTAAAATTTAGTTGTATCATCAAAAGTTctaaacttaattatattttcaattgatgtgattgactttttttttaaaagatttgtttgggattttttttagttttagagaATAATGTGATAGGGATAATTTTTAGGGATTAAAATGGtgatttatttaatgatattatataggagtaaaatttttcttttgttgaagacggataaagatgaaaaaaaaaaactagatcaAAAGAGAAGGAAATAAAATGAGACCTCAttggaaacaaaataaaaggttGGGATGGATGATGCATACCCATTGCTCTCGTGGAGAACTCTTGTGACCTAAATTATCAAGAAGGTTTGCTCATTGATTAGCTTCACAAAATGCATGTTATAACTTAGAATCACTCTCCACTCTTGCCAAAGAGTTTTGATCTCCCTAGTTTGAGACAAGGGTGGAATGATCAGTAACCAATTTCTAAGCAGTTTTTGTGTCCATCTCAATAATTGGTTTgttgaatataatattaaataaataaaacttaaataatcaataatgtacaaagtattttcaaatataaaataactttcTCGTGATCAAGACAACACATGTCATATAAATTTgagtaaaatataatcaatataaataataatattatgctCGTCAAGttttagatataaaaatatgtttaaaattttaacttttctcTCTATCATTTCTTTTTACAagtctaatttttaaattttctcttaTACAAGTTAGTAATTTATAAGATTCAtagaacattaaatatttttaaatacgaCTGTAATATCTaattagataatttatttttgtgtaatGAGAAGgtatttaagatttttatttgaCATCCAATTATTCTCCTCTAACTTGGTTGGCTAATTTTGGATAAAGTGGTATCTTAGTTACAAACCCCtgactatttttaataaaaagattattatattaaaatatcgatttaattatttatagtaacaactaacaatgaaataatattttatactatcatttttaatttttataataacaactTTAAAAATCCTACTAATTTCTAATTAACtgttactataaaaaaatacattgtaagtacttgaaaattaaaatctaaacatctaaaatttatttaatacttatttgattgtagattaaaatatctaataaaatatattttaatattaacataGTAGgagaaagtaaataaatatctaaattgttaattttatataaaatagaattagaaATACACCTTacagtaattttcaatataattctactgcaatttttaataaaaaaaattaaaaaatcttgtATCTACGGTGGTAACAGCCATCACATAAGGAAAcctgacaccacactctaacccaaaacTTTAAGGTTCAGGTTTATgagtcttctcctcacttatatggtgttcaacctttccacttctacccgatgtgggacttcactTCACACTTGTAACTCAACATAGATGAAATGAGGTACATGAAGCCCTTGCAATTGTTTCATGATTTGAAGAATCAGCAGCGCGGAAGGTTGCTTGGTTTGGATGTCGGGGATAAATATGTTGGGCTTGCTCTTTCTGACTTCGATAACAATATTGCTTCACCTTTCAGCGTTCTCGTCAGGAAGAAGACAAATATCACTTTAGTGGCTTCTGATTTTGAGAGTCTGGTCACCTtcttctctcctttttctttctcattcaaTTTTACAATTATCATTTTCTCCTTTTGCCTATAAAAAAATGGTCATTTTATCTGTTTGTAATGATTTGTTTTATTGTGTGAGATGTCTCTTCTATCTTAGATTTTCCTTCTGGTAATATAAGTTTGCTTTTGTCAAGTCAAGTCTAGTCAGTAGTCACAAAATTATGTTAGTTTTTCACTTGTTCCGTATgaatatgatatatttatttttatcatttactgGTACAGTGTAGTGATTTGAGCAATAAAACTTCCAAGCATGTTATTGGCATCTCGTTTGACAAACATCAAGTGTCTTCTGATGTGAGTTTCATTTCTTTGACCATCCATGTACCTTGTATTACTGTTTTTCTTCTACTCTTACGTTTTTCTCTACTTGTTGTCAGGCTATGCAAGTGAAGGTCTTCACTGATCACCTCTGTAAAACAAAAATGCTTGAAGGTGTAAAGTATACATAATGGAATGAGAGCTTCACGTCAAAAGTGGATTAACATGTTTGctattatgaattaaatattatctCAAGTCTGATTTTCCAACATGACTACAACCTTTCCCTTGTTTGGTGACTATCACTGTTGAAAGAATTAAATATCCATGAAGTGTGAAACAAATGTTGCTTATTGAAGTTGAACATTGCTATATGGGACGGAAAGATTTGCATGAACGATTAAGTTaatgaaggaaagaaaattgaaaaactgGATTGAAATCACAggccacattgttcataaagttACCTATTTCATCCAGCAAAATAAACTCAAAATTGAGACAAAATCTGAAGTTAAATTTTGTTTGCAGAATGTGGAGTTGCTGTTAAAGCCTTTAAACTTGAATCATTCAGTTCTCTCCAAGACTATGCTAGACAAGTTTGCTGCAGTAGGAATACTTCAGGTGAGTTTTTTGGCCTGCTTCTTGACATAATATACTATTGTGCTGTTATACTTCTGGTCTCATGTTATTCATTTTGTTTAAGGCAATGTGTTCTACTGTTCTCTTCATTTGCAATTGTGTTGAAAGCATAATAAGAATCCATTAAACCAGTGAGGCCTCAAATTGATTTGTGCATATTTTCTCTGAAGAGTAGGaaatggtttatttttttatttttttgcaattcTTTGTAAGGGATATTTATGACAACGAGAGCCCTGAACTGAAGAATAAATAGCTTCCATCTCTGCAATTATTGGGCCACATCCTCTACTAGATGGCCATCTGACTATTTATTTTCTACTACAGCAGTGTTTTCTGTCTGGTTTTCATGGTTCTGTTAGGaattaaattcaattgaaaagtaaaatttttGAAGGAAGCAATTGATTGAATGGACCCTCTTTTATTTGTAAGGGACTCTGAAATTTAATCCAAACTACATAAacatattgtttaatttttttttatattttaggttgTATGTTATGTTGAGCTAAAGGATTAGGCTTACTTTACATCTACTTATATGTTGGTATTTTCTAGGGGTACATGGATTTTGTCAACAGGAAAATGAAGCTGACAGCAATGGAGTAATGAACTCTTAATAATGTTACTTTTCAAGCCTGCTAATGTTAGTCTcaaactctttttctttctctctgtcTTTACATGATTGCTACTTCTCAAAACTAGTAATTTGCTATGGTGgctcttttccttttcacttttatGTACCATTTCTCTTTATAAGTTTTTCAATATTTGACAAATTAGTGCTCTTTCTACAGCTGGAGGCATGCATCAGAAATCACAACTAGATACCTCTGAATTTAAGGTTGGTTGGAGGACAGTAGGGGAAGGGAAAAGTTGCTCAATGGGAGATCAAACATCTATCATCAACATCACATTCATATTTTGTAGACCTGAGCTGATGTCAATTTAGATGCAAGCACCGTGCTAGCTAGATTCATTTAATTTCATTGGAGAATGAGAGGATTCGGGTTAAACTATTAGAGGCATGTTGAAAATTCTCATGTTAAATGTGATTttgtagaaaaaagaaaaagagagagaaaattctcgattttaatttattcattgaaATAGACTGTCAGAAAATTTTTATGAGAGATTAGGCATCCAATTATTTTATCAACGGAACTGTTCGTTCTTATTGCAACTCCATCATGCTAAAAAGCGTCTTTGGAAAATTTTCTCAAGTTAAGCTCGATGCATTGTTCCTTGCAAtttccttcttatttttatttttattttttacgtgTAAACTGAGATATATATCTCGACCGAAAACtaaggaataatttttttttcaacatatatttttttcatttaatcccAACATATAATTCTCTGCGCGATGTAAAAgcaaaatttcacttttcagaAATGACCGatcaacaaaaatattagcaagtgaaaaacttttaaaattttaatgagaTTCTTTTTCAATTGACCGTGTCTTACTTTCATgcgatttttaaattatttgtcttttatgttagaaaATTAATGGTGATTCATGATTTTCTCGCAGATGAATTCAATgggacaattttttatatttttgaataaataaataaaagtttgaaattATACTCTAAAATTGAAAACTACTACTCTATTGAAAGAACATTATTGACccatataaaatactaaaataatttttctttatcaataaaaatgtatttgttAATTTGTAAGTAAGGAGATTTgaatctctttcttttttcgtcTTTTATTatcaagttaattttattttttaaaaatgaatcttaaaaaaataaaagattaaaataactttttataaaaGATGATAGTAACATTTCCCGAGGTTTCGTATAATGACATAAAtgcctcataattttttttaattattacatttgtttttctttagagGAATATTAGTATAAGATttgaagaaatattaaaaagatgtattagtgttatattttaaatcatataaagagatattattgtaatatttttaaacttaaaaggaGGTTACcgtaaaagaatgaaaaaaaataaaattatgtaatttgataaaattcaaGAAGTGATATAAGGATATAACTTGCCTAGttgctctaaatttaaaaaataaaaatatagattttaAACCGTTaaaatattggttaaaattacttttataaaactttaaaataaagaatcaatAATGATAGCAGTATTTTGTAAGTTTTGATTCCGCAGGGCGAAGGGGGTCAGTAGCCTGACCATTAGTTATACGAAAAAGGACATTTGGTCTGTGTTTGGTAGGCCCACACTGTCCCTCCAAATTGACACCACTATTCTCCTttcccatttatttatttatttttatccattttcGGACTCAACATATTCGTTCAATGCAGATACATATAGCTATCCTTTTCATTTCACATTCACACACgcgctttttttcttcttctttccttgcCAGAGATCAGATATTTTCTAAACTGcctcaaaaattaataatcttacACGACAATACTTTTGGGTTGCTTAACCCACTTTCTTTTGGCAATGTTAACGCACTTTAATTCAAATgctctttcttatttatttattcattttattttaatttccccTCTTTCGTCTCAAGTCCCAAGTGAAGTCCATTCTTTGTCTTTTCTTCCCCCCTTTTTCCCCCATTTCACCACCCCCACACTGCATTCCTCTGTCAAAACCCTAGATTTTCAAATCTAGGGTTTTGTTTTCTTAACTTGTTACGGTTATGGTTATGGTTCTGGTTCAGGAACTGAACTCCCACCCTTGCTAATTTCACTTTTCTCTTCTCAATCTTAGCCTCTGGTTTTTCTACATTTTCCCTCCCTCGCTAACCTCTGCCATGGGATTTTCAATGCTGATTTTGTTTCACCTCTAAAGCCACtc encodes:
- the LOC100790045 gene encoding putative pre-16S rRNA nuclease, whose product is MRYMKPLQLFHDLKNQQRGRLLGLDVGDKYVGLALSDFDNNIASPFSVLVRKKTNITLVASDFESLCSDLSNKTSKHVIGISFDKHQVSSDAMQVKVFTDHLCKTKMLEECGVAVKAFKLESFSSLQDYARQVCCSRNTSGVHGFCQQENEADSNGVMNS